The Populus alba chromosome 13, ASM523922v2, whole genome shotgun sequence genome contains the following window.
GAAATTGTAAGTGGTAGAAAAAGAACTTCTATCAATGAGGGGGAGGGGGAAGACCTTCTGACATATGTGAGTATGATACTGTCAgactttcatttttcttgatcCAGATTGCCAGGAAAGACATCGAGCAAAACACTTTCCTTCTAACACTCTGCTgttcttttcttaaaattttgcaGATGTGGGAAAATTGGAATAGCGGACCAAATTTAGATAAGCTGATAGATCCGACATTAAGGGCTGGCTCAAGAAATGAAATGCTGAGATGTATCCACGCTGGTTTACTATGTGTGCAGGAAAATGCACTTGATAGACCAAACATGGCTTCAGTTGTTATCATGCTAGGTTCTTACTCCGTCACTCTTCCAGTACCTCAGAAGCCTGCATTTTTTGCTCCCAGTACGGTACTGCCTGGGACCACATCAACTTGGACCGAGTCTGATCAATCCCGAAGTGCATCCGTCCCATGTTCAATCAATGAGGCTTCAATCTCTGAGCTCTACCCTCGGTAGAGTTTGCGGATGGAGGGTCCACCGTTAAGCATGCTATAATTTGTTCTGTATCTCAGGACTATTCTCTTGCcttctcctttaattttttattatttattattttctggaTTGCTTGAATGAaagcattttataatattataatggGGTGTTTGGGAATAGGGTaaggattattttaatatagaagGTTAATCACGGGTTTTCAAACTTAGCTTTATATTaattcatgtattttaatagcatatagataaattattatttcagaAATACCATTTAAAGCTTAAAAGGTAAATCACACGTATATAAAGAAGGGGTTGTATTTTAAGTGgcagcaaaagaaaacaaagagaatagTAGATTTGAAATCCGGCTCGGTCCGGCAAGTCGATCCAGGACCTAGCCGATCCAAATCTGAAACCGAGTCTGgtctaaagaaaaaacaatccaaGATTTAGCCTGGTAAAGCCCAGTTGTCTTGAAGGGTCGACTCAGATAAACCTGacaaaactagtaaaaaaatatgactCAACAATCGATCAAAAGATGTCAAGCGCCTTTCATAGCAATCCATAGAATGAGctatgaaaagaaagaattcaATTTCCATCCCTTCACTTTAAAGTTGGAGCCATACCCCCAACCTCTATCCACTACcaaggagaagagaagacaaAGAACGAAGCCGGATCATCTAGCTTCCTTCTAGTTCTATCTATGGCTTATGGATCTTGGGAATGGTTTTCAATGGGCAATCCTAAAAGCGAAGAGACTAAGAAGAGAAGGCTTACTTATCAAAGGCAGGCTCAGAGGCTCATTCAAAGTTGCAAGCTGATCCACTTCCTTTATCAGGGGGAGTCGTCTTAGTCTCTAAAGCTAACCTATACCTTTCACTAAGTCCCTCTCTCTTTGCAAATCTCATTCCTAAACCCTcccctttctctttctctaggatcctttttcttttctaaatcaattttattttattttttttatgtttttggtggTGGGATTCATGGAAAATTTATGGGAAtggattttcgttgtttttGCTGGGTTTTTGGAATTGTAATtggattttctttattattattttttgttgggtttttaatTGGGTGTATTTTTGAGGAGTtggtaaaaatgtttttgtatttttttttacccggATCAATCCATctaacttgtgacccgatcatTAAACTGGGTGAACCACCGAGTcgagtttaaaaactatgatgggcaaaaaaaaagttaagggccGGCTATCacctcagagagagagagagagagagagagagattataaagaatagttttttttaccattatattttttaaatattttttatttgaaaatatattaaaataattataattaattaattaattaattttttttaaaaatacacttttcaaatacaaaaataaacaagctatTAATCTCTTATATGCAGCTCATTTACAGTTgatcaacttaaaattttaacagcTAATTCTAGATATCTAACTCTTCATTCTCtttggattgaaaattaaagaagTCTATAATTGTTTTGTCATAAAACAAGACTGTTGGTGGATTTATCTGTATTTCAAAAATAGTTTATTCTTAATGATTTATATGTTGTAGCCTCAGGTCCCATCAttcatagataaataaataaaaaaatttcacacggtttttcatataaaatcttGGTGCGTGTAATTGattgtttaattttgttgatcAGTTGACCTTATGTTAATTGTATGAAGAATTCTTGTGAATTGTGAATTTGATATATTGGTGCCTTTTCCCAGCAACCTGGGATTCAAACTCTTGTAACATATGTATATAACTGGATGTTTTCAGCAATGATAAGCTTTAGTATTTTCCTCCATCTTCTAAAATCTATCTTCGTATCAAAGCCAAAACAATGGCCTCGCCTTCGAATTCTGAAGTTTCTAATCTTCTCCCAAACTCTTCAATTATCAAAAGTGAGTTGACTGTGTTGAAAGAAAAGTAAGTAATGGATGCACCAAGTAAAAATGTGATGTTTTAAGCAAGCACTTTCATCTTATGGCTGAAACAGAGTCTGATAAATAGTTGAAATGCTTACAGTTATCTCAAACAGAATGAATTCAATATAGGATAGCATGTCCTCGTACCCATGAACAGAATGGAGTTGCAGAGAGAAAGATCAGACGCATGGTTGACACAGGTTTGGCTCTTCTAGCAGATGGAAAGTTCCATTTCAGTACTGGAACTCTTGTCTTCTCAACCTCAGCTTATTTCATTAATAGGATGCTCCCATTCAGCAAATTTTAGTCCTTCTAAAAACTATCGCATCAAGCACCTCTCAAAATCTTCGGATGCACTGTCTACCTTCTTCTTCGGCCCTAAATTTCCCATTAATTTGTTCCTAGAGGTGTTCACTGTGTTTTTCTTGTTTACTTCAACCTCCATCAAGGTTATTTCTGTTTTGATCCTGATACTCACCGAATTTACACTTGCAGACAAGTTCAGTGCGGTAAAAGGAGATTTCTCCATGCTGAGAAACAATATTCTAGAGATTCTATTCTTGCCAAGCCTCCAGTTGCAATAGATTCTGCAGTACCATGGCTCACTATTTCTCATGCAACCCGGCCCAGTGAATGTTTCTCCATCTTCAGGTACTACACCTACTTCTCTTACACCTTTATCAAATTGCTCTTTAAACACATCATCTCGTTCCTCATAGCCGACTTCAAATGATTCTTCTTTGCAGCATTGAGATGTTATTTCAAATCCTGCAGGAATTGATAGTTGTGTGGGCTTGCCTTTCTCGCCACCACTGCCAACCTCCACAACAGAAACTGCACCAAATTCATTGACACTTATGCTTCCTCTGAAAGCACCTCCTACCCGCCGCCATCCCCATGGTTCTAAGACTCTCTACTTTGAAAAAGACACAGGCTCATCACACCATCATTACTTCTGCAGGTTCTTCTAGTGACACCTCTGCTACAGTACCATTATGGGAACCATCCTGTTTCTCAAAAGCTATTAAGATTCCCGAATGGAGACCCAACAGGTTTCTCAATGGTGGGGTCACAATGGTCCTGCTTAAAATCCAATATCCTAgccagaacttcttaggccattTTTATCCATTGTACTGCCTTTCCGTATATataaccatttgctagctttatTGCGGCATTCCTTTACAAGTAATCTGGGTAagttttatacctgatttctcaacatctagctagactactagtgcttagattcgtcaagattggtcttcgtcAATTTTCACTCTCCACCTCAAATCATCCACATGATCGGTTgtccagagtgtcccaatttttcCTTCCCTCGAGGCAATTAAATTTCCCCACTAAACAATTCTTCACACATAATTGGGCAAATGTGTGCGACTTCTTAGTCTTCATCTCCAttgaccaccatgatgaccttcagatgccttcTGAttgggcaatctctctttaataattcaccactgccATTTTTGGTCTCAAATCTGAACAATCTGatcgtaccattgcatccgaaacgatcaaattagctggaaacatgtttAAAATCGTCCAAATCACATTTCAGACgactaagatttgatcaaaacaattctggtcTGAAGAGTGGCCCaaattcaatctcagatccggttgcacatAGGATCAGTTACAGTGGATCCTTTCCCTCGGCTCCACTCGGCTCGGCTCGATACCAGCTCGGCTCGTGGCTAATGACGTGGTAGGTGGGTCCCACTATGCTGACGTGTCTGCTTACTGGGCGCTGACATGGCATGCTAATTGTACATGCTAACGTCACCATTGCATCAGGGTGATGTCATAATGGGCATGCATAGTGTGCATGCTGATGTCACAATTACATCATGCTGACATCATCCTTATCTGGGTCAGCCACGTGGGTCGAGTCATCTGATATTTGGATCGGGTCAGCCCATCCAGGCAAAGAAGATGGGTGGGGTGCGTCTACACGAGTGGGCAGACGCTTTGCCGGAGCGTGATGGCGcgtgcggccatgtccgacaTCCGATTTTGACGttgttttcaccagtggcttcgtctcttcctcctctacacaatggtatggtcaaaacaccattttgacaacttttatttttgagcaaaaatcaaacaccactttaaatcatatgctctgataccaattgttgggaaAACCGACCGAtaatgtactgatatttgcTCATAATAGGCTAAgtacactgacacaatatttaacatggtttgacaaaTCACCTACATCCACCGGAGAgtcaatattattagagatagataGAGAAAAGGTTACAACACACATCgaggaggaggatcacttcactATACTCCACTCCCAGCTCTCAATGCTGCACTTGCAGCTGCTACCATTGtagctctctctctttctctctactcTCTCATACACACTCACCACTCTCTCTCTTgatgcctatttataggcaagaatgATAAGACAAATTGGCCATGAATTATGGCACAAATAGTGGCAACACATGGGTTGCATTATTTTTGTCAATGGTGGGTGCAACTACCATTTGACAATGATAACCCTACTTCTTAGGATAGGTTACATAATTTATGGCCCATTAATAGCAAATCCCAACAAAACCATGGCAGCTGAGATTAATGTCTTAATTCATCATGGCAAGTGGGAGTCGGTTCCAAGACCACCTGCAGCAAATGTTGTAGGAAACAAATGCGTGTATAAGCTCAAACGCCAGGCAGACGGTTCAAGTGCAAAGCTCGCTTAGTAGCCAAGGGCTAAACCTACCAAGAAAGGATTGAGTATTCAGCCACATTTAGTTCTCTCATTAAAGCTGCCACAATTCGCACCGCTCTTTCACTTGCACTACCTAAGGCTCGAAAATTGCTCCTGCTGGACATTTCCAATGCCTTCTGAAATGGCAATTTGGAAGAGACAGTGTACAGGACTCAACCACAGGGTTTTATTGATGGTAGGTGTCCTGATTATGTATGCAAGCTGAAGAAATCATTATGTACTCAGGGGTTAATGCTAGCTGGACCGGACGAACTCTTTAGGAGGGCCATTTTTACTGAGATGACACATGGAATACCACATGGACTCGTCAAGTGAAAATCCCTAACCCAAAGCCTGTATAATGACTGTGGGTTTCTCTAGGACTATATATCAGGCCCACAAAACCAAGCCTGCATGCAGATTCTTGGTCTGGCAGTTGGAATCAAGGAACAACATTAAACATGATGGATCTTTTCATCCCAAGGGCTGTTCCAAGGAGAGATAATATTGATAAGATTTTCATAACGGACCAAGAAAACGAATCAGATAGACCTACCATGGCTTCAGTTTGTGGCAACTCTGTCGTTGTTCCATTACCATCAAGAACTTCGTATTTTATGCCCTCTACCGTGGAGGAACAAACGTCAAGGCCAGTACTAGATATTCTCTCGTGTACAAAACAACCTTCATCAAACATCGAGGTCATTGACTAACCCTGAATCATCTCCATCAGGTCAATCTGGATGTGGCCATATCAAATTCTCCATCAATGAGCTCTCAATCACGGAGGTTACACCTCGATTAATGATGATTCTTGAGCATGAAAGTAATGGAATATCTTTATAtatctttattaataaatattggatcaagaaaaaggaataaattttttagatttttttttgtattaaaatggGCATGTTTTAGTACCAAACATGTCCCAATAGAGATATGATGGATCTAATTCTAATCAGATCCAACTATAATTAAAGACTTCACAATGTATCAAGCTTACCCCAAGCCCAGCCCCAAGCAAGGGCTTGGCAAAAACATCCTTTTAATATGCTTGTGtttataaagaattaaaaagagcAAGTTCTTAACAATAATCAACTCAAATTAATTACATGAATTAATACTCATAAAACatttagagtgttttttttttttcaatgaaccTATATCAATTTATGATAACATATGTTAAAAGGAATTGAATTTTCAATGTAgcaattaataatgaaaaaccAAGCCCTTTTTAAAGTTGAtcctcaaaaaaaatttgaccagACATTCGACACAAGCTTCTGCGTGCCCGCTGTACTATAATTAGCATGCAAAATGACAAGCTTATAATTTGTTCttcaaacttaattagattgtAAATGAGAGAGTGTCATATCACTAATTCCGTAGAAAGAAAGATAACTTCCACTAAAGCAAACTATTTTATGGAAACAAAAGACTTATCATCTGCTTCATACCAGAGTTCTCTGATATTGCTGTGCTGCATGTCAAGAACAACTAGGCTGTCTAATCGAAATTTGTGTGGTAAGGTTTTTAAAGAGAATTTATGCCAGCAAAGCCATATCAATGCCTTGGAAATATGTTCGTAGTGTCCGCGGACTTGTCCTCCACTGAATTTGAGCAACTGCAAAGACGTCATTGGTGCAAATGACGTCTTGTGATGCTTGAGCGTCTAGCACGATACCCTCCACTACCTCTGTGCCCTGTAAAACAACAAGAATTAAACAGGAAACAATAGTTTATTATCATGGGAAAGCTTCTGTGGAAAAAGTTTTCATCAAATGTTGCCTAAACGAAGAACAATTAGTTATTACCGAACAATATTCATCGAGTACATCCATTATATCTTCGCGATGCCAAAGTCTGCTACGCTTTCCGGGATGGTTTGGAGCCATTTGATGAATGATCTCCCTTCCCATGTCTCGTAAGAGATTATCCATCTGTAACTCATTGTCACTGTTGACTGTTAAAAGTGATCTCTCCCTGAGAATATCAAAACCCATTTCTGGATAAAAACAGTCCTTTTgcgtgattattttttttccacttcaaGTCGTGCGAGTAAACGTTCATCTCTAGTTGTAATTACTATTCTACTTCCAGGACCAAACCAGTCTCGCTTTCCCGTCAAATCACGTAAATTATTCAATTGATCAACATCGTCGAGAATAACAAGTACCCTTTTACGACGAAATTGGCTTTTGATGCGGTTGATTCCTTCATCATCATCGTGAAGCCGAATATACCCTTTGGAAGCATCACGAAGAAGCTGTTGTTTTAATTGAAGTAGACCTCTTTTTTTATGTAACCTTTCTCTGATATTCAAAAGGCAACTACTTCCTTCAAATTTATGACAAATTTGGTTAAAAACAGCTTTTGCTATGGTTGTCTTGCCTATTCCTGGCATCCCATAGATTCCCACAATTCGAACTTCATTTGTACCAACACATAACATGGAAATGATATCTTTGACCTGAGAATCAATACCTACTGGATATGTGGCAACTTTTATGTATCTGGGATTCAATTTACTTAAAACTTCTTCGACAatcatttgaattaattttgattcatgCCTGTTCATAGTAAAAGAAAGTCATCACTCATCAATGAGAAATAAGCTGATTTGGAAATAAGATGGCGAATATGATGCTAgtttaaattacaaaatgtaAATGGAGTAAAACTTATAATTAAGTATTTGCGATCGATATAGGGAAAGGAAAGAGGTACCCATTTGCGATACTGTGAAGTTCAAACCCAGATAATCTTCCAGCCTCCACAAGAGCTGTTCTCCACTTTTGGACCTTCTCTGTTTCTTCCTTAAAACGTTCTTCATGTCTATCAAAGGCTTCAGCAAAACTCCTTTTCTGTTTTCTAATATCAGAAGGATCAATATCATAGAAAACTGGTAGAACAATCTGACGAGCTGTTTGTCTGCAATCAAGAATCTCTGAAAGTTCATCAAGACACCAAGTGGAGGAAGCATAGACCTTAGAGAAAACCACTATCGAAATCTTGGACTCTTTAATTGCTTTGAGGAGGTGTGAGGAGATTTCTTCTCCTTTAGGAAGTTCGTTATCATCTCGAAATGTATGGATTCCTGCATTTTGTAAGGCAGTGTAAAAATGATCCGTAAAATTCTTGCGAGTATCTTCACCTCTAAAACTTAGAAACACATCATAATGCCATCCAAGtctagagaaagaagaagaggaagaggaagaagacatGAGCATCTAGCAGTGGTTTCTGCAGGTCAGAGATAGAGATGGGGCAGTGTGGCTGCTTGTTACAGGTGTGGAAGAGAGAGACACCGACTATGGTGATGAGTCGATCGTTCTGAGGCTGCTGTTTTGGCCTGAAAGGGAGCTGACGCTGTGTTTTAGAGTGTGTTAGTCTTATGGTAATAAATAGAAGCAGTGGCGGAATTAGGGAGAGACGTCTATAAATTAGAAAGACTGATGAAATGGAGGGGGgtgaagtttgaattttaaaataaaaaattaattttttttattgttttattataatgatatattaaaaataaattttaaaaaataaaaaatatagattatttttatatatatttttttttaaaaaaactttaaattaaaatagcaaCCACACCCCATCataataaaacttgtttttttcctaTAGTTGTTACACAAACAAGACAGGAGAACAGAAACTATCACagcaattattttaatgttaataaaataataaaagtaagaATTTTGGGCAAAGTTGATTAATTGAAACCAGCTACTAAAAAGTTGCTTACAATTATTAGAATATTATACTATTGTTTATCTTGactttaatctaataatttatattattaaaaagttgCTCCACAGCATCATGCAATTAAAGCTTCACCAGCCAATAACCTGTTAAATATCGTGCTCACTgggttatcaaaaaaattcaacagtTGGTGAACTCCCTTGGCCCCAGTTCGATTGTGCCATGGAAGTCATGTtctctttggtttttctttAGTCCAGAAGACGGAACGGACCACAGCCAATGATCATTACATATGTTGAACAGGTgaaacttttatataaaataacataatgaattaTAGCAAATGTTGAGATGCTATCCGGGAAAATGATAAtcttatatcaattaaattaaatcacatcCATGAAcatcaattcataataaatcaaatgctcaaagattaaattaaaaaaaaaaacatagaattcCCAACATTGAAGAaggatgaaggaaaaaaaacaaagaattaaatatgtctttaattgttaatttcgtTTTGCCCACATATATATTagattatgtattttgttacaattgttttttttttaaataataaatttaatttgattaacaaTGCAAATatctaatgaaataaaattcatatacgAATATCTAATGAATTATCAAAGGAGAAAAAAGCCAAATGATTTCTCGAGAttcgaattgtttttttttttaataataaatttaatttgattaacaaTGCGAATatctaatgaaataaaattcatatgcGAATATCTAATGAATTTTCAAAGGAGAAAAAAGCCAAATGATTTCTCGAGATTCGAATCTGcgccaaaataaaatattgattgccAAACATTTGTATTTAACCAAaaggattaataaaaaaaaaaaaaaaaaaaaaccaacacagCACATTGCCTCCTGTTACCTAGAATCTTTACACCAATGTGTTGGCAGAAAAATTAGGAAAGAAGATTTTTGGCTTTTAActtgttttcaattattttaattcaaaaaacacataaaacatGAGATCCAAATAAAACTAGTCTTCAACTCCCTCAGTTGCTTTACAAAGTTGTTTACAATTTCAAGATAATAGTCTTCTGACATGTTAAAACAGTGGATCAAAAATTGTTCTATATTTTAACATAcgtatttaaaattgtttaaaaataacatataaaagtttgaggaatAGATTAAATTCAAGGAGAGGAATGCTTGTCTTTGGAGTTGAAactgtattttatatattttttaaaaaatattacttaaaaataatattattatatttttaaataattttaatgctatcaaaaataatttttaaaattaattttgaaattggtTGCATTACTTGGAAATCAATCTTCATTACCCTTGCTTTTTGATCGGGTACTAAGTTGTATTCACGCAATTTGAAATTGCTGGTTCCTTTCTTTGATTGTCCATCAATTGGATTACAAAATAATCTctataaacttaaaattgatTTCACAGGAAATAAAAACTGCATATTCACATAAAGTCTCAACTTAATATTTGACAGTGAGAACTATTTTAGGGAACATATAGTTAAATCATCACCCCAGCTTATAGTCCAAACAGCATAGTTTGGGAAATTTGATGTAGTAATTGAGAACTGGCTGGATAAAGCTGTTTTCATTTAAGAACTTCTCTTGCTCTATATAGAATCTCAAGTTCTTTGATCAATTGTCCAAACTCAACATACTACTTTGAAATCTGTCATAAAGTTCATGGTTTGCCTCAAGTGTTTCAGTGCTTACTCCCTATATAGAATATACCCCCTTGGTTTCACTCCCTTTAGCCGATTCCCTTGttcactctgttttttttttaggcaaaTGCATTGTGACAGTTTGCAATTGTAGTCTTACAATATGCTGTCTTACAACAGGAGTTGCTGTCTTACAATTTGCTCTTGCTAATTTATAGTTCTAATATAGTCTACAAATTATACTTTGTGTTTATTCAtttcagctcaatattgaattgaagaTTTCCTTTATTACAAGGGATGAAACAGAATCTTGAAACCCAGTGTCCTCATTATAGCAGAGAGCCTTTCTTCACtttgattgataattaataatactttactaaaacatattaatcgttgaagaaacaaaatacaaagcaGAGAAATAATTTACTACAAACAAAGCTACGAAAATTGAAAGTAACATAAGTCGCAACAATCACATACTAATTATACAAAATCTTTTGGAAAATTCTCAGCCTGTCACAGTTGTTTGAGGCATCAGATCTTCCAATGTTATTGCGGAGAATGACTTTGCCAGCGGAGGCCATCGAGCTATGAGCTGCGAAGCTACTTGTCGCATGGTTGGCCTAGATTGGGGATTGGCAAGCAAGCATGCAAATGCTATTTTGATAATGTTGACAACACCTTCTGCAACTCGATTTTCAGGAAGTGGGATACGTTGGTCCATCACATCCTTTAACAATGAATGCTGGTTGATTTGAGAGAACAATGAGGAGGAAAAAGCAGATGCAGAAAGAGATGAGATGAGATCACCCGGATGGATTCCCATTATTACTTCCATTGTGACCATTCCAAAGCTGTAGACATCGCACTTCTCGTTCACTCTCATTGTGTAAGCTAGCTCTGCAAAAATTCTGGTCATTTTTTCATAGTACTGGTTGTTTTGTACTGCTAATATGACAATTTATTATTCATAACCTTTAGAGCATCCAAAAGTAGCCATCCATTTTCATAGTACTGGTTGTATTGTTCtgcttatatttatatatatgtgtgtgtgtgtgtgtgtgtgtgtgcgcgtgcgtgtgcgtgtgtgtgtgtgtgtgttaagaATGAAATCAAGTATGTACCTGGAGCTGTGTATCCGAAG
Protein-coding sequences here:
- the LOC118061317 gene encoding TMV resistance protein N-like; translated protein: MLMSSSSSSSSFSRLGWHYDVFLSFRGEDTRKNFTDHFYTALQNAGIHTFRDDNELPKGEEISSHLLKAIKESKISIVVFSKVYASSTWCLDELSEILDCRQTARQIVLPVFYDIDPSDIRKQKRSFAEAFDRHEERFKEETEKVQKWRTALVEAGRLSGFELHSIANGHESKLIQMIVEEVLSKLNPRYIKVATYPVGIDSQVKDIISMLCVGTNEVRIVGIYGMPGIGKTTIAKAVFNQICHKFEGSSCLLNIRERLHKKRGLLQLKQQLLRDASKGYIRLHDDDEGINRIKSQFRRKRVLVILDDVDQLNNLRDLTGKRDWFGPGSRIVITTRDERLLARLEVEKK